A genomic window from Exiguobacterium acetylicum DSM 20416 includes:
- the pnp gene encoding polyribonucleotide nucleotidyltransferase gives MSQTKQTFSTELGGRPLTIEIGQLAKQANGAALIRYGDTAVLATVVASKQPKDLDFFPLTVNYEEKLYAAGKIPGGFLKREGRPGESAILTSRLIDRPIRPLFPDGFRHDVQVATTVLSSDADNSPEVAAMIGASIALSISDIPFDGPIAGVTIGRVDGEFVVNPTSAQMEVSDIDLQVAGTKHAVNMVEAGAKEVSEQAMLEAILLGHDVIKEMIAFQEEIVAQVGKEKFDYTVSSFDETIVNRLKTEALAEVTQAVQVEEKQARDVAINEVIAKYIELYAADESVTAEQLAEVSGVLNKFVKDEVRRLITEDKVRPDGRGLAEIRPLDSEVGLLPRAHGSGLFTRGQTQVLSVATLGVAGDAQIIDGLGLKEEKRFMHHYNFPPFSVGEARPMRAPGRREIGHGALGERALLPVLPNEVDFPYTIRLVSEVLESNGSSSQASICGSILAMMDAGVPLKAPVAGIAMGLIMEGDNYSILTDIQGMEDHLGDMDFKVAGTHEGVTALQMDMKIGGITRQILEEALEQARLGRLHILEHMQTVIAEPRVELSQYAPKIVTLKINPDKIRDVIGPGGKVINGIIDETGVKIDIDQDGTVFIASTDQAGIDRARQLVEDIVREVVVGEEFDGTVRRVEKFGAFVELFKGKDALVHISELALNRVGQTEDVVKLGDKLKVRVTEIDDKGRVNASHKVLLVEGLSEEDRAAYEEKKKTERENRPPRRDQGSRPPRDGQRPPRRN, from the coding sequence ATGTCACAAACAAAACAGACGTTTTCGACCGAACTCGGTGGACGTCCATTAACGATTGAAATCGGTCAATTAGCAAAACAAGCGAACGGAGCAGCATTGATTCGTTACGGCGATACAGCCGTTCTTGCTACGGTCGTTGCATCAAAACAACCGAAGGACTTAGATTTCTTCCCATTAACAGTGAACTATGAAGAAAAATTATATGCGGCAGGGAAAATCCCAGGTGGATTCCTCAAACGTGAAGGACGCCCTGGAGAGAGCGCGATCTTGACTTCGCGTCTGATCGACCGTCCGATCCGTCCACTATTCCCGGACGGTTTCCGTCACGACGTTCAAGTCGCGACGACGGTTCTTTCGTCAGATGCTGACAATTCACCAGAAGTCGCTGCGATGATCGGAGCTTCGATTGCGCTTTCGATCTCGGATATTCCCTTCGACGGTCCAATCGCAGGCGTGACAATCGGTCGCGTCGACGGAGAGTTCGTCGTGAACCCGACTTCAGCGCAAATGGAAGTTAGCGACATCGACCTTCAAGTTGCCGGAACGAAACATGCCGTCAACATGGTTGAAGCAGGTGCGAAGGAAGTATCGGAACAAGCAATGCTTGAAGCGATCTTGCTCGGACACGATGTCATCAAGGAAATGATCGCGTTCCAAGAAGAAATCGTCGCACAAGTCGGTAAAGAGAAGTTCGACTACACGGTATCAAGCTTCGATGAGACAATCGTCAATCGCCTGAAAACAGAAGCATTGGCAGAAGTCACACAAGCAGTTCAAGTCGAAGAAAAACAAGCACGTGACGTTGCCATCAACGAAGTCATCGCAAAATACATCGAGTTGTATGCAGCTGACGAGTCAGTCACAGCAGAGCAACTGGCAGAAGTATCAGGCGTTCTCAACAAGTTCGTCAAAGACGAAGTCCGTCGTCTCATCACGGAAGACAAAGTCCGTCCAGATGGTCGTGGTCTTGCTGAGATCCGTCCACTCGATTCAGAAGTCGGTCTCTTACCACGTGCACACGGTTCAGGTTTGTTCACTCGCGGTCAGACGCAAGTCTTGTCTGTTGCGACACTCGGTGTTGCGGGTGACGCTCAAATCATCGATGGTCTTGGTCTGAAGGAAGAGAAACGTTTCATGCACCACTATAACTTCCCGCCATTCTCAGTCGGAGAAGCACGTCCGATGCGTGCACCAGGTCGTCGTGAAATCGGTCACGGGGCACTTGGAGAACGCGCACTCTTGCCAGTTCTTCCGAATGAAGTCGATTTCCCGTACACGATTCGTCTCGTGTCGGAAGTCCTTGAGTCGAACGGTTCTTCATCACAGGCTTCAATCTGTGGTTCGATCCTTGCCATGATGGATGCTGGTGTTCCACTCAAAGCACCTGTCGCTGGTATTGCGATGGGCTTGATCATGGAAGGCGACAATTACTCGATCTTGACAGATATCCAAGGGATGGAAGATCATCTCGGAGATATGGACTTCAAAGTCGCTGGAACTCACGAAGGTGTCACAGCTCTGCAAATGGATATGAAAATTGGCGGGATCACGCGTCAAATCCTCGAAGAAGCACTCGAACAAGCACGTCTTGGTCGTCTGCACATTCTTGAGCATATGCAAACGGTCATCGCTGAACCACGTGTCGAATTGTCACAATACGCGCCAAAAATCGTCACACTCAAAATCAATCCAGATAAAATCCGTGATGTTATCGGACCTGGTGGTAAAGTCATCAACGGTATCATCGATGAGACAGGCGTCAAGATCGATATCGATCAAGACGGAACCGTCTTCATCGCATCGACGGATCAAGCTGGCATCGATCGTGCCCGTCAATTGGTCGAAGATATCGTCCGTGAAGTCGTCGTCGGAGAAGAGTTCGATGGAACAGTTCGTCGTGTTGAGAAATTCGGTGCATTCGTCGAATTGTTCAAAGGAAAAGACGCACTCGTCCACATTTCGGAACTCGCACTTAACCGTGTTGGTCAAACGGAAGATGTCGTCAAACTTGGAGATAAGCTAAAAGTCCGTGTCACAGAAATCGATGACAAGGGACGCGTCAACGCTTCGCACAAAGTCCTGCTCGTCGAAGGCTTAAGCGAAGAAGATCGTGCAGCGTATGAAGAAAAGAAAAAGACAGAGCGTGAGAACCGCCCGCCACGCCGGGATCAGGGTTCACGCCCACCACGTGACGGACAACGTCCACCACGTCGTAACTAA
- the rpsO gene encoding 30S ribosomal protein S15 has product MALTKERKNEIIEAYATKQGDTGSPEVQVAVLTEQITTLNDHLRTHKKDHHSRRGLLKMVGRRRNLLTYLRNKDVARYRSLIERLGLRR; this is encoded by the coding sequence ATGGCACTCACAAAAGAACGTAAAAACGAAATCATCGAAGCATATGCTACGAAACAAGGCGATACTGGTTCGCCGGAAGTACAAGTTGCTGTTTTAACTGAACAGATCACAACTTTGAACGATCACTTACGTACACACAAAAAGGATCACCACTCACGTCGTGGTCTCTTGAAAATGGTCGGTCGTCGCCGTAACTTGCTCACATACCTTCGTAACAAGGATGTTGCACGTTACCGTTCGTTGATCGAGCGTCTTGGTCTCCGTCGCTAA
- a CDS encoding bifunctional riboflavin kinase/FAD synthetase, with amino-acid sequence MDIIHLTYPEQPQKAPAVIALGFFDGVHLGHQQVIAAARKEAEARRLPLAVMTFDPHPKQVLGKGDEPVRYITPLERKLEKIERLGVDRVYVIEFTIPFSELSPQAFVDEYLIASGAEHVVAGFDYSYGRFGAGKMTTLDFHSRGTFTHTVVAEFQEEAEKISSTRIRRLLAAGEVEPAARLLGEPYQIKGTIIHGDARGRQIGFPTANMRPEFAYVIPKLGVYATFVRLADGRRFKAMTNVGRRPTFYETGDVSIETHLLDFDEDLYGQELTLEWIAYLRDEKAFNGIDQLKEQLARDREEANTRLSV; translated from the coding sequence ATGGACATCATACATTTGACATATCCGGAACAGCCTCAAAAAGCCCCTGCTGTCATCGCACTTGGCTTTTTTGACGGTGTACATCTCGGACATCAGCAAGTCATCGCAGCAGCACGGAAAGAAGCGGAGGCTCGTCGCCTGCCTTTGGCTGTCATGACCTTTGATCCACATCCGAAACAAGTACTTGGTAAAGGGGATGAACCGGTCCGCTACATCACGCCGCTTGAACGTAAATTAGAGAAAATCGAACGCCTTGGTGTCGATCGTGTTTATGTAATTGAGTTCACGATTCCTTTCTCGGAATTGTCACCGCAAGCTTTCGTCGATGAATATCTGATTGCGTCTGGAGCAGAGCATGTCGTCGCTGGATTTGATTATTCCTACGGTCGCTTCGGAGCTGGCAAAATGACGACGCTTGATTTTCATAGTCGGGGCACGTTCACACACACCGTTGTAGCAGAGTTCCAAGAAGAAGCAGAAAAAATCAGCTCAACCCGGATTCGTCGTTTACTTGCTGCAGGAGAAGTCGAACCGGCTGCACGTTTGCTTGGTGAACCCTACCAAATCAAAGGTACAATCATTCATGGTGACGCACGCGGTCGACAAATTGGCTTCCCGACAGCCAACATGCGCCCAGAATTCGCCTACGTCATACCGAAACTTGGTGTGTATGCGACATTCGTTCGCTTAGCGGACGGTCGTCGATTCAAAGCGATGACGAACGTCGGCAGACGCCCGACGTTTTATGAGACGGGAGACGTCAGTATTGAGACACATCTTCTTGACTTTGATGAGGATCTTTATGGTCAAGAATTGACGCTTGAATGGATCGCTTACTTACGCGATGAAAAAGCCTTCAATGGTATCGATCAATTGAAAGAACAATTGGCACGGGACCGTGAAGAGGCAAATACACGATTAAGCGTTTGA
- the truB gene encoding tRNA pseudouridine(55) synthase TruB: MEPIGVLPLDKPAGMTSHDCVFRLRRLFQTKKVGHTGTLDPEVTGVLPICLGRATKLARFITDEGKRYAAEVTIGFATTTEDAHGETVRETPVEPGSITEEVIADILSALTGEIEQTPPYYSAVKVNGRKLYEYARKGIEVERPTRIVRIDRLERTSDLVFEDGLCRFRLDIACGKGTYIRTLAVEIGERLGYAAHMSDLRRTGSGAIAETDTVTLETLESYETVEERMQHVLPIEHVIQKWPRLTVDAATAQRVLNGAKLTSIPVEFELFTVYNEEDVPLALYRRLPEEQVARVEVMLQID, from the coding sequence GTGGAACCCATCGGAGTATTACCACTAGATAAACCAGCCGGAATGACCAGTCATGACTGTGTCTTTCGTCTACGTCGCTTGTTTCAGACGAAAAAAGTCGGACATACAGGGACACTTGACCCGGAAGTAACAGGTGTCTTACCGATCTGTCTCGGTCGAGCGACGAAGCTTGCCCGGTTCATCACGGATGAAGGAAAACGTTACGCGGCGGAAGTGACGATCGGCTTCGCAACGACGACGGAAGATGCACACGGGGAGACGGTTCGTGAAACACCGGTCGAGCCCGGAAGTATTACTGAAGAGGTAATCGCTGATATTCTGAGCGCATTGACAGGGGAGATCGAGCAGACGCCACCGTATTATTCAGCAGTCAAAGTGAACGGGAGGAAACTATACGAATATGCACGAAAAGGCATTGAAGTCGAGCGACCGACACGGATCGTCCGTATCGATCGATTGGAACGGACATCGGACCTTGTGTTCGAAGATGGTCTTTGTCGCTTCCGCCTCGATATCGCCTGTGGAAAAGGGACGTATATCCGGACGCTAGCAGTCGAAATCGGAGAACGCCTCGGTTATGCCGCACACATGAGCGACTTACGTCGGACAGGTTCTGGTGCGATTGCTGAGACGGACACCGTCACACTCGAGACGCTCGAATCATACGAGACAGTCGAAGAACGGATGCAACACGTCCTACCGATCGAACACGTCATCCAAAAATGGCCACGATTGACGGTCGATGCAGCAACAGCGCAGCGTGTCTTGAACGGAGCAAAGCTGACAAGCATTCCAGTCGAATTCGAGCTGTTTACTGTCTATAATGAAGAGGACGTACCTTTAGCACTATATCGACGTCTTCCAGAAGAACAGGTAGCACGCGTCGAGGTCATGCTACAAATCGATTAA
- the rbfA gene encoding 30S ribosome-binding factor RbfA — protein sequence MSLRSNRVAEQVRKEITQLLIKDVKDPRVKPITVTGVEVTGDLQQATIFYSVLGDEKAREDARIGLEKSKGFMRKEIGSRIRLRKTPELLFEVDSSVEYGSRIDELLRNLNKD from the coding sequence ATGAGTTTACGCTCGAATCGTGTCGCCGAACAGGTGCGTAAGGAAATTACGCAACTGCTCATCAAAGATGTCAAGGATCCACGCGTCAAGCCGATTACCGTCACAGGTGTCGAAGTGACAGGAGACTTGCAACAAGCGACGATCTTCTATTCGGTCCTCGGTGACGAAAAAGCACGTGAGGATGCGCGCATCGGTCTTGAAAAATCAAAAGGCTTCATGCGTAAGGAAATCGGATCGCGGATTCGTCTACGGAAAACACCTGAACTGTTGTTCGAGGTCGATTCTTCTGTCGAATACGGATCACGCATTGATGAGTTGCTTCGGAATTTGAACAAAGATTAA
- the infB gene encoding translation initiation factor IF-2, translated as MGKRVYEFAKEQNVTSKQVITQLEKLEKPVKNHMAVLDEQTVQQLDQVFNPEKYRAQKTEAPKQVKSDNKPNRPGSTNKPAGNQSRNSKGGRPEFGNRNNRGGKRRPNQKKAEPRKLEVADPNSKSSQRKAARRAQEEAMANVVQYSDNLTVGELAEKMAKKPNELIMKLMGLGVMATINQDLDDETVELLATEFGFEVEKTVQVDETDFDQYELNLDKYELSERPPVVTIMGHVDHGKTTLLDSIRNTKVTAGEAGGITQHIGAYQVEIDGKKITFLDTPGHAAFTTMRACGADVTDIAIIVVAADDGVMPQTEEAISHAKAAGVPIIVAVNKMDKEGANPDRVKQELTEFELVAEDWGGDTIFVPVSALKGDGIDELLEMILLVSEVQEYKSTPDMNGRGTVIEAKLDKGRGPVATLLVQHGTLRVGDPIVVGHTFGRIRAMVNDIGRRVKEVGPSTPIEITGLNDVPKAGDQFFAFEDEKKARQIGEARYQREIEAQRRDSAKVSLEDLFDRIKEGEVKDLNIIIKGDVQGSVEALAGSLKKIDVEGVKINIVHSGVGAITEGDVILASAANAIIIGFNVRPDGNAKSMADQEKVEIRLHRIIYNAIEEIEQAMKGLLDPEFVEKIIGQAEVRDVIKVSKVGTIAGGYVTEGKLTRDAGVRVVRDSIVIYEGKLDTLRRFKDDVKEVAAGYECGIKIERYDDVKVDDVIEAFIMEEVKRK; from the coding sequence TTGGGTAAACGTGTATACGAATTCGCCAAGGAACAAAACGTAACAAGTAAGCAGGTCATCACCCAGCTCGAAAAGCTGGAGAAACCAGTCAAGAATCATATGGCAGTATTAGATGAACAGACAGTACAGCAACTCGATCAAGTATTTAATCCCGAAAAATATCGGGCTCAAAAGACGGAGGCTCCAAAACAAGTGAAATCAGATAATAAACCGAACCGACCAGGAAGTACAAACAAACCAGCAGGTAACCAATCACGTAACAGCAAAGGCGGACGCCCAGAATTCGGCAACCGTAACAACCGTGGCGGCAAACGTCGTCCGAACCAAAAGAAAGCAGAACCGCGTAAACTCGAAGTAGCGGATCCGAACTCGAAGTCGAGTCAACGGAAAGCAGCTCGCCGGGCGCAAGAAGAGGCGATGGCAAACGTCGTTCAATACTCTGATAACTTGACAGTCGGTGAACTCGCTGAAAAAATGGCGAAAAAACCAAATGAATTGATCATGAAATTGATGGGTCTCGGTGTCATGGCGACAATCAACCAAGATCTTGATGACGAGACAGTCGAACTGCTCGCGACAGAGTTTGGTTTTGAAGTCGAAAAGACAGTCCAAGTCGATGAGACGGACTTTGATCAATATGAATTGAACCTTGACAAGTACGAATTGTCTGAGCGTCCACCGGTCGTTACGATCATGGGACACGTCGACCACGGTAAAACGACATTGCTCGACTCGATCCGTAACACGAAGGTCACTGCAGGCGAAGCCGGCGGGATCACGCAGCACATCGGTGCTTACCAAGTTGAGATCGACGGCAAGAAGATCACGTTCCTCGATACACCAGGTCACGCGGCGTTCACGACGATGCGTGCATGTGGAGCAGATGTCACGGATATCGCGATCATCGTCGTTGCAGCCGATGACGGTGTCATGCCGCAGACGGAAGAAGCGATCAGCCACGCGAAAGCAGCTGGCGTTCCAATCATCGTTGCGGTCAACAAGATGGATAAAGAGGGTGCGAACCCTGACCGTGTCAAACAAGAATTGACAGAGTTCGAACTCGTTGCAGAAGACTGGGGCGGCGATACGATCTTCGTACCGGTTTCAGCTCTTAAAGGAGACGGCATCGACGAATTGCTCGAGATGATCCTTCTCGTTTCAGAAGTTCAAGAATACAAATCAACACCAGACATGAACGGTCGCGGAACAGTCATCGAGGCGAAACTCGATAAAGGACGCGGTCCAGTCGCTACACTTCTCGTTCAACACGGAACACTTCGTGTTGGTGACCCGATCGTCGTCGGTCACACGTTCGGTCGTATCCGGGCAATGGTCAACGATATCGGTCGTCGTGTCAAAGAAGTCGGACCATCGACGCCAATCGAAATCACAGGTTTAAACGATGTTCCGAAAGCGGGCGATCAATTCTTCGCATTCGAAGATGAGAAAAAAGCACGTCAAATCGGTGAAGCACGTTACCAACGTGAAATCGAAGCACAACGTCGCGATTCAGCGAAAGTTAGCTTAGAAGATCTCTTCGACCGCATCAAAGAAGGCGAAGTTAAGGACCTCAACATCATCATCAAAGGTGACGTTCAAGGTTCAGTTGAAGCCTTAGCCGGTTCATTGAAGAAAATTGATGTCGAAGGTGTTAAAATTAACATCGTACACTCAGGTGTTGGTGCGATCACAGAAGGTGACGTTATCCTCGCCTCAGCAGCAAATGCGATCATCATCGGATTCAACGTTCGTCCGGATGGTAACGCGAAATCAATGGCAGATCAGGAGAAAGTCGAAATTCGTCTTCACCGGATCATCTACAATGCGATTGAAGAAATCGAGCAAGCGATGAAAGGTCTCCTTGATCCTGAGTTCGTCGAGAAAATCATCGGTCAAGCTGAAGTCCGCGATGTCATCAAAGTATCGAAAGTCGGTACGATCGCAGGTGGATATGTCACGGAAGGTAAGTTAACGCGTGATGCAGGTGTCCGTGTCGTTCGTGATAGTATCGTCATCTACGAAGGAAAACTCGATACACTTCGCCGCTTCAAAGATGATGTCAAAGAAGTCGCTGCTGGTTACGAGTGTGGTATTAAGATCGAACGTTATGATGATGTGAAAGTTGATGATGTCATCGAAGCGTTCATTATGGAAGAAGTCAAACGGAAGTAA
- a CDS encoding YlxQ family RNA-binding protein — translation MSKWESLLGLANRARKVTTGEELVLKEVRGGQAKLVLLAADAGAATRKKVTDKCTSYQVPYLEVADRTILGQALGKDARVVVSVNEAGFAKKLTELLSND, via the coding sequence ATGAGTAAATGGGAATCCCTTCTCGGTCTCGCGAATCGAGCTAGAAAAGTGACGACGGGAGAAGAACTCGTACTGAAAGAAGTACGAGGAGGACAAGCGAAGCTTGTTCTCTTAGCAGCAGATGCGGGGGCTGCCACGCGTAAGAAAGTCACAGATAAATGTACGAGTTATCAGGTTCCTTACCTAGAAGTCGCCGACCGGACGATTCTCGGTCAAGCATTAGGAAAGGATGCGCGTGTTGTCGTGTCAGTCAATGAAGCCGGATTTGCGAAAAAGCTAACTGAACTCCTCTCGAACGACTAA
- the rnpM gene encoding RNase P modulator RnpM → MQKKVPLRKCVITQEMKPKKELIRVVRTPEQEVVIDLNGKMNGRGAYLSKDAAVIATAKKKRTLDHHLKVKTTDALYDELLEIAGGTNE, encoded by the coding sequence GTGCAAAAAAAGGTACCATTACGCAAGTGTGTCATCACACAAGAAATGAAGCCGAAAAAAGAATTAATTCGTGTCGTCCGAACACCTGAACAAGAGGTCGTCATCGATTTAAATGGTAAGATGAATGGGCGAGGTGCCTATTTATCGAAAGATGCGGCAGTCATTGCGACGGCGAAGAAAAAACGGACGCTTGATCATCATTTGAAGGTCAAGACGACAGATGCCTTATACGATGAATTGCTTGAAATCGCGGGAGGTACAAATGAGTAA
- the nusA gene encoding transcription termination factor NusA: MGPQLLEAINQIAKEKEIDKNIIIDALEQALISAYRRNFGKESEAVKVEFDQQTGDIRVFALKEVVERLTQPEEQLSLEEAHEIDPTYELGDFHKVEVTPGDFGRVAAQTAKQIVTQKMREAERERIYNHFADREDEIMTGIVERQDARNLYVNLEGIEAVLTTHEQMPNERFGIRDRIKVYVTKVDPMVKGSGASILVSRTHPGLLKRLFEIEVPEISSGEVEVKSVAREAGDRSKIAVAADDIDPVGACVGQKGARVQRIVNDLNGEKIDIVRYSDDPKEYVANALSPAQVVAVYVNEPAKATIVVVPDFQLSLAIGKRGQNARLAAKLTGWKIDIKSESEAEAMDLEDVFATEEPAVEAVQVEGEE; the protein is encoded by the coding sequence ATGGGACCACAGTTACTCGAGGCGATCAATCAAATCGCGAAAGAGAAGGAAATTGACAAGAACATCATCATCGATGCGCTCGAACAGGCATTGATTTCAGCGTACCGACGCAACTTCGGAAAAGAATCGGAGGCTGTAAAGGTCGAATTCGACCAGCAGACAGGAGACATCCGTGTCTTCGCACTCAAGGAAGTCGTCGAACGATTGACACAACCAGAAGAGCAACTTTCGCTTGAAGAAGCGCACGAGATCGATCCGACATATGAACTCGGCGATTTCCATAAAGTCGAAGTGACGCCAGGCGACTTCGGTCGTGTTGCGGCACAAACGGCGAAGCAGATCGTCACACAAAAAATGCGTGAAGCAGAACGTGAACGCATCTACAATCACTTTGCGGATCGTGAAGATGAGATCATGACAGGTATCGTTGAGCGTCAAGATGCACGCAACTTGTACGTCAACCTAGAAGGTATCGAAGCTGTCTTGACGACACACGAGCAAATGCCGAACGAGCGTTTCGGGATTCGTGATCGCATCAAGGTGTACGTCACGAAGGTTGATCCGATGGTTAAAGGATCAGGGGCATCGATTCTCGTATCACGGACACATCCAGGTCTCTTAAAACGTCTCTTCGAAATCGAAGTACCAGAGATTTCAAGTGGCGAAGTCGAAGTTAAGTCTGTGGCGCGTGAAGCGGGCGACCGTTCGAAAATCGCAGTCGCAGCGGACGACATCGATCCAGTCGGTGCATGTGTCGGGCAAAAAGGGGCACGTGTTCAACGCATCGTCAATGATTTGAACGGGGAAAAAATCGATATCGTCCGTTACTCGGATGATCCGAAAGAATATGTTGCGAATGCACTCAGCCCAGCTCAAGTCGTTGCGGTCTACGTCAACGAACCGGCGAAAGCGACGATTGTCGTCGTTCCGGATTTCCAATTGTCACTTGCAATCGGGAAACGTGGTCAAAACGCGCGTCTCGCAGCGAAGTTGACAGGATGGAAAATCGACATTAAGAGCGAGTCTGAAGCGGAAGCGATGGATCTCGAAGATGTCTTCGCGACGGAAGAGCCGGCAGTAGAAGCGGTCCAAGTCGAAGGCGAGGAATAA
- the rimP gene encoding ribosome maturation factor RimP, producing MTNVTEKVEALAKPIVEREGMELVDVEFVKEGADWFLRVSIDKEGGVDLEDCVKINEQLSEALNDNDPIDEPYYLDVASPGAERPLKKDEDFEKAIGKHVYIKTHDPVKNAVEFEGTLLAYTPEMLEIEVRVKTRKLKIEIPVDKISLARLAVMF from the coding sequence ATGACGAACGTAACGGAAAAGGTCGAAGCGCTCGCAAAACCAATCGTCGAACGAGAGGGGATGGAGCTAGTCGACGTTGAATTCGTCAAAGAAGGGGCGGATTGGTTCCTACGTGTCTCCATCGACAAAGAGGGTGGCGTGGATCTTGAAGACTGCGTCAAAATCAATGAACAGTTATCGGAAGCATTGAATGACAATGATCCGATCGACGAGCCGTATTACCTCGACGTCGCTAGTCCAGGAGCGGAACGTCCACTGAAGAAAGACGAGGACTTCGAAAAGGCGATTGGGAAACATGTGTATATCAAAACGCACGATCCAGTAAAGAATGCGGTTGAATTCGAAGGAACGTTGCTCGCGTACACACCTGAGATGCTTGAAATCGAAGTGCGTGTCAAAACAAGAAAATTGAAAATTGAGATACCGGTCGACAAGATTTCACTTGCGCGACTTGCGGTAATGTTCTGA